A region from the Sandaracinus amylolyticus genome encodes:
- the rfbD gene encoding dTDP-4-dehydrorhamnose reductase: MTTLLISPDGMLGRAFVEALGEGITGVSYPQIDLTKPETITAHLTPGVTRVINCSAYTDVDGAETNEALANAINGHGVEALAKRCREIGATLIHFGTDYVFDGNATKPYPVSAPLAPQGAYGRSKALGETLLRESGAQHLYVRTSWLYAPWAKNFVRTIASLAKTKSELKVVDDQRGRPTSAEHLARTTLALSERGKRGTWHVTDGGECSWFDFAREIVRLGGSSCVVHPCTTAEFPRPAKRPAYSVLDLAETESVLGAMPDWRENLASVMARLE; this comes from the coding sequence GCTGCTGATCTCGCCCGACGGCATGCTCGGTCGTGCGTTCGTCGAGGCGCTCGGTGAGGGCATCACCGGCGTCTCGTATCCGCAGATCGATCTCACGAAGCCCGAGACGATCACCGCGCACCTGACGCCCGGCGTCACGCGCGTGATCAACTGCTCGGCGTACACCGACGTCGACGGCGCGGAGACGAACGAAGCGCTCGCGAACGCGATCAACGGGCACGGCGTGGAGGCGCTCGCGAAGCGCTGCCGCGAGATCGGCGCGACGCTGATCCACTTCGGCACCGACTACGTGTTCGACGGCAACGCGACGAAGCCGTACCCGGTGTCCGCGCCGCTCGCGCCGCAGGGCGCGTACGGACGCAGCAAGGCGCTCGGCGAGACGCTGCTGCGCGAGAGCGGTGCGCAGCACCTCTACGTGCGCACGAGCTGGCTCTACGCGCCGTGGGCGAAGAACTTCGTGCGCACGATCGCGTCGCTCGCGAAGACGAAGAGCGAGCTCAAGGTGGTCGACGATCAGCGCGGACGCCCGACCAGCGCCGAGCACCTCGCGCGCACGACGCTCGCGCTCTCGGAGCGCGGCAAGCGCGGCACGTGGCACGTGACCGACGGCGGCGAGTGCTCGTGGTTCGACTTCGCGCGCGAGATCGTCCGGCTCGGCGGATCGAGCTGCGTCGTGCACCCGTGCACGACCGCGGAGTTCCCGCGCCCGGCGAAGCGCCCCGCGTACAGCGTGCTCGACCTCGCGGAGACCGAGAGCGTGCTCGGCGCGATGCCCGACTGGCGCGAGAACCTCGCGAGCGTGATGGCGCGCCTCGAGTAG